DNA from Longimicrobiaceae bacterium:
GGGTGTGAGCTGGACGTAGTTGCTGTCGCGGACGAGACGGACGACAGCCTGGTGCGGGATGCCGATGCCCTTCGGCTTGCCCGTGGAGCCCGACGTGTAGACGACGTACGCCAGTGATTCAGGGAAGACGGAGATTTCGGGCGGCGTGGCGGGGTCGGACTCGTACGACGAGCGGTCGTTCTGGATGGAGACCACGGTGTCCGGGAACGCGGAGAGCGCGTCCGGCAGGTCGCCGTCCACGATCAGCGTCTGGACGCCGGAGTCCTCCAGCATGAAGGCGAGACGTTCCGCAGGGTAGCTGGGGTCGAGCGGGACGTACGCCGCGCGTGCTTTGACGATCGCGAGCAGGGTGACGATCAAGTCCGCGCTGCGCTCCATCGACACGCCAACGCGGCTTTCCAGGCCCACGCCGAGATCGATCAGGTGGTGCGCAAGCTGGTTGGAGCGTGCCTCCAGGTCCGCGTAGGTCAGCGTATTCTGGACAGAATGGACAGCGACGGCATCCGGCGTCTTCCGAGCCTGCTCCGCGAACAGCGCCTGGATGGAAGCACCACGCGGGTACTCGGTGGCTGTCGCGTTCCAATCGGCGAGAACGGTGCGCTGCTCGTCCGCGGCGAGGATGGGGAGGCGGGCGACGGGGGCGTCCGGCGCGGCGACGGCGGCATCCACCAGCGCGAGGAAGTGCGCGAGCATGCGGCGGATGGTGGCCGGCTCCCACAGGTCCACGTTGTAGTTGAGGCCGGCCATCACGCGCCCGCCCAGGTCGTGCACAGTGAGCGTCAGGTCGTACTTGGCCGCCTCGTCCGCGCCCTCGGTTTCCACCGGCGCGTCGTCCGGCACGTCCGCGCCGGCGCCGCCCTCGGGCGTGACGAGGTTGAAGCTGACCTGGAAGAGCGGGCCGTGGCTTAGGCTGCGCTCCACCTTCAGCTCCTCCACCAGCTTCTCGAACGGCAGGTCCTGGTGCGCGTACGCCGCCAGCGTGGTCTCGCGCGCCCGGCCCACCAGCTCGCGGAAGGTGGGCGCGCCGCGCAGGTCCGTGCGCAGCACGAGGTTGTTGACGAAGAAGCCGATCAGGTCCTCGGTCTCCGCGCGGTTGCGGCCCGCGATGGGGCTGCCGATCACCACGTCGTCCTGCCCGCTGTACCGGCCCAGCAGCGCGCCGAACGCGGCGAGCAGCGTCTGGAACAGCGTCGCGCCCTCCGCCCGCGCGAAGGCGCTCACGCGATCACCCAGCGCGCGCGGCAGCAGCACCGTGCGGCTCGCGCCCGCGAAGGTCTGCACGACAGGGCGCGGCCGGTCCCTCGGAAGCTCCAGCATGGCGGGGGCGCCGGCGAGCTGCGTCTTCCAGTACGCGAGCTGCGCGTCCAGCACCTCGCCGCTCAGCCAGCGGCGCTGCCAGACCGCGAAGTCCGCGTACTGCACCGCCAGCTCCGGCAGCGGCGAGGGCGCACCGGCCGCGAACGCCTCGTACAGCGCGTTCATCTCGCGCGTGAGGATGTCCGCGCTCCACCCGTCGCTCACGACGTGGTGCATGTTCACCAGCAGCAGCGCGGCTTGGGGGGAGATGCGCAGCAGCGTGGCGCGGAAGAGCGGCCCGCGCTCCAGGTCGAACGGCGCGTTCGCGTGCTCCGAGACCGTGCGGGGGATGCGCGCCTGCTTCTCCTCATCGGACGACGACGACAGGTCGAGAACCGGGAGATGGAAGGCGGACGGCTCGTGGATGACCTGCACCGGCTCGCCGTCCACCTCGGCGAAGGTGGTGCGCAGCGCCTCGTGGCGGCGCACGATCTCGCCCAGCACGCGCTCCAGTACCGCGGCGTCCACGTCGGGCGCCACGGGGATGGTGGCGGGCACGTTGTACGTCGCCGCGCCGGGCATCAGCCGGTCCACGAACCAGAGGCGCGACTGCGCGAAGCTGGCCGGCACCGGCCCGTCCCGCGGCACGCCGACGATGGGGGGCGCGACGATGCCGCCCTGCTCCGCCTCCACGCGGCGGGCGAGCTCCTCCACCGTCTGCGCCTCGAACAGCGCGCGCAGCGGCATCTCGACCTGGAACGCCTCGCGGATGCGCGAGACCACGCGCGTGGCGACCAGCGAGTGGCCGCCCAGCTCGAAGAAGTTGTCGTGGATGCCCACCGTGGCCGCGCCCAGCGCCTCGGCCCAGATCGCCGCCAGCGTCCGCTCCGTCCCCGTGCGCGGCGCCACGTGGCCCTCCGCGTCCGCCGTCTCTTCCGGCGCGGGAAGGGCGCGGCGGTCCACCTTGCCGTTGGCGTTCAGCGGCAGCGCTTCCAGCAGCACGAACGCGCCCGGCACCGTGTAGTCCGGCAGTGCCGACGCGAGCCGCGCGCGCAGGTCGGCCTGCGACGGCGCGGGGCGGTCGGGATCGGGAACGACGTAGGCGACGAGGCGGCGGTTGCCCGGCACGTCCTCGCGTGCGAGCACGGCCACGTCCTTCACGCGCTCGTCGGCCGCGAGCGCCGCTTCCACCTCGCCCAGCTCGATGCGGAAGCCGCGGATCTTCACCTGCCCGTCCAGGCGGCCCACGAACTCGACGGCGCCGCTCGCCGTCCACCGCACCGCATCTCCCGTCCGGTACAGCCGCGCGCCGTCGCCGAACGGGCTGGGAACGAAGCGCTCCGCCGTCAGGCCCTTGCGTCCGAGATATCCCCGCGCCAGCCCGTCGCCGCCGATGTACAGCTCGCCGACCACGCCCACGGGCACCGCCTGCAAGCCGCGGTCGAGCACGTACAGCGTCGTGTTCGCCAGCGGCGCCCCGATGGGCACCGTGAACGCGTCGTCCTCCACCGCCTTCACGCGGTGCCAGGTCGCGAACGTGGTGCTCTCCGTGGGCCCGTAGACGTGCACGAGCCGCCCGGGCCCGCCCGCCTCCAGCACTGCCCGCACGGCGGACGGGTCCACAGCCTCGCCGCCGAAAAGCACGTTGTCGAGAGATGCGAATCCGCCGGGAATCTCCCGCGCGATCTGGTTGAAGAGCGCGGTGGTCAGGAACATCGTCCCGATGCGCATCTCCCGGAGAGCCGCCACGAACCGCTCGGGAGACAGCGTCACCTCGCGGTCGATGCCGATCAACGCCGCCCCGTTGAGCAGCGCGCCCCAGACCTCGAACGTCGCCGCGTCGAACGAGGCGTTGGAGACCTGCGCGACGCGGTCGTTCGGCCCCACCTGCACGTAGTTGCTGTTGCGCACGAGGCGCACGACCGCCTGGTGCGGGATGCCGATGCCCTTCGGCTTCCCCGTCGACCCGCTCGTGTAGACCACGTACGCGAGCGATTCCGGGAAGACGACGGCTTCGGGAGATGCGGGGCTCGCCGCCTCGATCCGCTCCGCATCTGCCGCGAGTGACACGACGGCGCCGGAGAAGGACGAGAGCGCGTCCGGCAGCGCATCTTCCGTCACCAGCACTTCCACGGCGGAGTCCGCCAGCATGAACGCCAGGCGCTCGGCCGGATAGCTGGGGTCGAGCGGCACGTACGCCGCGCCCGCCTTGAGGATCGCCAGCAGCGTGACGACCAGATCCGCCGAGCGCTCCATCGACACGCCCACGCGGCTCTCGATCCCGACGCCGAGCGACCGGAGGTGGTTGGCGAGCCGGTTGGAGCGCGCGTCCAGCTCGGCATACGTCAGCGCGGATGCACCGAATTCGACCGCAACCGCGTCCGGCGTCTCCGCGGCCTGGCGGGCGAACAGCGCGTGTACGGGCTCGTGCGAGGGATACTCCGCCGCCGTCTCGTTCCACTCGCGGGCGATGCGGTGCAGCTCCTCGTCGCCCAGCATGCGCAGCTGCGAGATGCGGCGGCCGGGGTCTGCGGCGGCGGCTTCGAGGATGCGCTCGTAGCGGTCCGCGAGCTGGGCGATGGTGGCCTCGTCGAACAGCTCCGTGCGGTACTTGAGGCTGGCGAGGAAGCCCGTGCGCGCGTCCGTCATGGTCAGCATGAGGTCGGCGAGCGCGGTGCCCGTCTCCTGCGGCGCCGGGAAGAACTGGAGCGTGTCGAACTCCATGGTCTGCCCCGCGTCCTGGAGCGCCCGGGCCTCCGCCTCCAGCGCCGACGCCTTCTCGGTGCGCTCGCGCATCGCTTCCGGCCCGCCGGCCACCACGTCGCTGATGGTGTCGAGCGTGAACATCACCTGGTACACGGGCGCGTGGTCCAGGCTGCGCTCCACGCGCAGCTCGTCCACCAGCTTCTCGAAGGGCAGGTCCTGGTGGGCGTACGCGCCCAGCATGGTCTCGCGGACGCGCCCCAGCAGCTCGCGGAAGGTGGGGTCGCCGGACAGGTCGACGTGGATGGCGAGCGTGTTGGCGAAGAAGCCCACGATGCCTTCCAGCTCCGGCCGCGGGCGGCCCAGGATGGGCGTGCCCACCACCACGCTGTCCTGCCCGCCGTGGCGCTGGAGCAGCACGGCGTACGCGGCCAGCAGCGTCATGAACAGCGTGGCGCCCTCGCGGCGCGTGAGCGCCACCACGGCCTCCTTCGCGCCGGCCGCCACCTCGCACATGAACGCGGCGCCCTCGTGGCCCTGCACCGGCGGGCGCGGCCGGTCCGCCGGCAGCTCGACGAGTGGCGGGGCGCCGGCCAGCGCCTGCTTCCAGTACTCCGTCTGCCGCGCCAGCCCGTCGCCCTCCAGCTGCGTGCGCTGCCAGACCGCGAAGTCCGCGTAC
Protein-coding regions in this window:
- a CDS encoding amino acid adenylation domain-containing protein; amino-acid sequence: MSEVGSRPAAGQTPEDKRRLLAALLAKKAAAPKSYPMSFSQQRLWFLFQLEPDSPAYNMPISIALPGPMDVKVMERVMNEMVRRHAALRTRLGVEDGEPVQVVEPSLELRLEVEDLSGLSEEEAGARIHHAMGEMTREPFDLTRAPLFRVRLFRVAEAMHVLHMPMHHAIMDGWSESMMEREIGVLYAEFLAGRPSPLPPLPLQYADFAVWQRTQLEGDGLARQTEYWKQALAGAPPLVELPADRPRPPVQGHEGAAFMCEVAAGAKEAVVALTRREGATLFMTLLAAYAVLLQRHGGQDSVVVGTPILGRPRPELEGIVGFFANTLAIHVDLSGDPTFRELLGRVRETMLGAYAHQDLPFEKLVDELRVERSLDHAPVYQVMFTLDTISDVVAGGPEAMRERTEKASALEAEARALQDAGQTMEFDTLQFFPAPQETGTALADLMLTMTDARTGFLASLKYRTELFDEATIAQLADRYERILEAAAADPGRRISQLRMLGDEELHRIAREWNETAAEYPSHEPVHALFARQAAETPDAVAVEFGASALTYAELDARSNRLANHLRSLGVGIESRVGVSMERSADLVVTLLAILKAGAAYVPLDPSYPAERLAFMLADSAVEVLVTEDALPDALSSFSGAVVSLAADAERIEAASPASPEAVVFPESLAYVVYTSGSTGKPKGIGIPHQAVVRLVRNSNYVQVGPNDRVAQVSNASFDAATFEVWGALLNGAALIGIDREVTLSPERFVAALREMRIGTMFLTTALFNQIAREIPGGFASLDNVLFGGEAVDPSAVRAVLEAGGPGRLVHVYGPTESTTFATWHRVKAVEDDAFTVPIGAPLANTTLYVLDRGLQAVPVGVVGELYIGGDGLARGYLGRKGLTAERFVPSPFGDGARLYRTGDAVRWTASGAVEFVGRLDGQVKIRGFRIELGEVEAALAADERVKDVAVLAREDVPGNRRLVAYVVPDPDRPAPSQADLRARLASALPDYTVPGAFVLLEALPLNANGKVDRRALPAPEETADAEGHVAPRTGTERTLAAIWAEALGAATVGIHDNFFELGGHSLVATRVVSRIREAFQVEMPLRALFEAQTVEELARRVEAEQGGIVAPPIVGVPRDGPVPASFAQSRLWFVDRLMPGAATYNVPATIPVAPDVDAAVLERVLGEIVRRHEALRTTFAEVDGEPVQVIHEPSAFHLPVLDLSSSSDEEKQARIPRTVSEHANAPFDLERGPLFRATLLRISPQAALLLVNMHHVVSDGWSADILTREMNALYEAFAAGAPSPLPELAVQYADFAVWQRRWLSGEVLDAQLAYWKTQLAGAPAMLELPRDRPRPVVQTFAGASRTVLLPRALGDRVSAFARAEGATLFQTLLAAFGALLGRYSGQDDVVIGSPIAGRNRAETEDLIGFFVNNLVLRTDLRGAPTFRELVGRARETTLAAYAHQDLPFEKLVEELKVERSLSHGPLFQVSFNLVTPEGGAGADVPDDAPVETEGADEAAKYDLTLTVHDLGGRVMAGLNYNVDLWEPATIRRMLAHFLALVDAAVAAPDAPVARLPILAADEQRTVLADWNATATEYPRGASIQALFAEQARKTPDAVAVHSVQNTLTYADLEARSNQLAHHLIDLGVGLESRVGVSMERSADLIVTLLAIVKARAAYVPLDPSYPAERLAFMLEDSGVQTLIVDGDLPDALSAFPDTVVSIQNDRSSYESDPATPPEISVFPESLAYVVYTSGSTGKPKGIGIPHQAVVRLVRDSNYVQLTP